The proteins below come from a single Paracoccus sp. SCSIO 75233 genomic window:
- a CDS encoding ABC transporter ATP-binding protein has translation MLNINNLTSGYSETPVLKEITIAVEQGQFVSIVGPNGAGKSTLFKTISGTVTAMSGSIEFLDQDLLALEPFERARAGIAHVPEGRQVFPSLSVLENLELGSYPKSGQRNWDQNRKRVFEWFPVLEQRQTQLAGTLSGGEQQMLAIGRGLASSPSLLMLDEPSMGLAPAVADFIFDKLMDIRRDTGLTILLVEQRVAEALEFADHGYVLETGRIVLQGDNSALRADDRIREAYLGM, from the coding sequence ATGCTCAACATCAATAACTTGACTTCAGGGTACTCTGAAACCCCGGTGCTCAAGGAAATAACCATAGCCGTTGAGCAGGGCCAGTTCGTATCTATCGTGGGGCCGAACGGTGCGGGCAAAAGTACTCTTTTCAAAACAATCTCGGGCACGGTAACGGCCATGTCGGGCTCGATTGAGTTCCTGGACCAGGATCTGCTTGCGCTTGAACCTTTCGAGCGCGCGCGAGCGGGAATCGCGCATGTCCCGGAGGGCCGACAGGTCTTTCCTTCGCTCTCGGTGCTGGAGAACCTGGAGCTGGGCTCCTATCCGAAGTCTGGCCAGAGGAACTGGGACCAGAACAGAAAGAGGGTTTTCGAATGGTTCCCGGTACTGGAACAGCGGCAGACCCAATTGGCCGGAACGCTCTCTGGCGGAGAGCAGCAGATGTTGGCGATTGGTCGTGGGCTGGCTTCGTCCCCCTCGCTGCTGATGCTAGACGAGCCGTCCATGGGGCTTGCACCTGCCGTTGCCGATTTTATCTTCGATAAGCTCATGGACATACGCCGGGATACGGGGCTCACGATTCTGCTCGTCGAGCAACGTGTCGCCGAAGCGCTCGAGTTCGCGGACCACGGCTATGTGCTCGAAACAGGTCGAATTGTTCTCCAGGGCGACAATAGCGCGCTGCGGGCCGATGATCGCATCAGGGAGGCGTATCTCGGCATGTGA